One Phocaeicola dorei genomic region harbors:
- a CDS encoding glutamate synthase subunit beta: protein MGNPKAFLTIPRQEAGYRPIHDRISDYSEVEQTLNSRDRKLQASRCMDCGVPFCHWACPLGNKQPEFQDALYKGKWEEAYKILNETNDFPEFTGRICPALCEKSCVLKLSMDSPVTIRENEAAIAEAAFREGYIKPRNIERNGRKVAIIGAGPAGLAAANQLNGKGYTVTVFDKNEAPGGLLRYGIPNFKLHKPIIDRRIRVMEEEGIHFKMNNDVDVRQLPEGFDAYCICTGAPTARDLPVTGRELKGIHPALDMLAQQNRILAGMTFPKEQLVTAKGKKVLVIGGGDTGSDCIGTSNRQGALSVTQIEIMPQPPVGQNPATPWPQFPVVLKTTSSHEEGCSRLWSLATRKFLGKNGKVCGVEVEPVEWTPGPDGGRPVMKPTGKVEVIEADLVLLAMGFLKPEHPQFAENVFVAGDAASGASLVVRAIASGRKAATDIDSYLNK from the coding sequence ATGGGAAATCCAAAAGCATTTTTAACTATACCGCGTCAGGAAGCGGGCTACCGTCCCATCCACGACCGGATATCAGATTATAGCGAGGTAGAACAGACTCTGAACAGCCGTGACCGGAAACTTCAAGCCTCACGCTGCATGGACTGCGGCGTTCCCTTCTGCCACTGGGCTTGTCCGCTGGGCAACAAGCAGCCCGAATTCCAAGATGCCCTTTACAAAGGCAAATGGGAGGAAGCCTACAAGATATTGAACGAAACCAACGATTTTCCTGAGTTCACCGGCCGCATCTGCCCCGCCCTCTGCGAAAAGAGTTGCGTGCTGAAACTGAGCATGGACTCTCCCGTCACCATCCGCGAGAACGAAGCGGCCATTGCCGAAGCAGCCTTCCGCGAAGGTTACATCAAGCCCCGGAACATTGAACGCAACGGACGGAAAGTAGCCATTATCGGCGCCGGGCCCGCCGGACTGGCCGCCGCCAACCAGCTCAACGGAAAAGGGTACACAGTGACCGTCTTCGACAAGAATGAGGCTCCCGGCGGCCTGCTACGTTACGGCATCCCCAACTTCAAGCTGCACAAGCCCATCATCGACCGCCGTATCCGGGTGATGGAAGAAGAAGGCATCCACTTCAAAATGAACAACGATGTGGATGTGCGGCAACTCCCCGAAGGTTTTGACGCCTACTGCATCTGCACCGGAGCTCCGACCGCCCGTGACCTCCCTGTCACCGGACGCGAACTGAAAGGCATCCACCCGGCACTGGACATGCTGGCGCAACAAAACCGTATCCTTGCCGGCATGACGTTCCCGAAAGAACAACTGGTTACTGCCAAAGGGAAAAAAGTACTGGTCATCGGCGGAGGAGATACCGGCAGCGACTGCATAGGGACCAGCAACCGGCAAGGTGCCCTAAGCGTCACCCAAATAGAAATCATGCCCCAGCCGCCCGTAGGACAGAATCCTGCCACTCCATGGCCCCAATTCCCCGTCGTACTGAAAACCACCTCTTCTCACGAAGAAGGGTGCAGCCGCCTATGGTCTCTCGCCACCCGTAAGTTTTTAGGCAAAAACGGTAAAGTGTGCGGTGTGGAAGTGGAACCGGTGGAATGGACTCCCGGTCCCGACGGCGGCCGCCCTGTCATGAAGCCCACCGGAAAGGTGGAAGTGATTGAAGCCGACCTGGTTCTTCTGGCAATGGGATTCCTAAAGCCCGAACATCCCCAATTCGCCGAAAACGTATTCGTAGCCGGCGATGCAGCAAGCGGAGCCAGCCTGGTGGTACGCGCCATTGCCAGCGGACGGAAAGCGGCAACGGACATAGACAGTTATCTCAATAAATAA
- the asnB gene encoding asparagine synthase B — protein sequence MCGIVGIFKIKQQTQELRQKALKMSQKLRHRGPDWSGIYVGDSAILAHERLSIVDPQSGGQPLYSPDRKQILAVNGEIYNHRDVRAKYAGKYDFQTGSDCEVILALYRDKGIHFLEDLNGIFAFALYDEEKDDFLIARDPIGVIPLYIGKDKDGKIYCASELKALEGFCDEYEPFLPGHYYWGKEGKMTRWYVRDWFEYEAVKNNNAYSQDIHDGLEEAVKRQLMSDVPYGVLLSGGLDSSVISAIAKKYAGKRVETDNKKDAWWPQLHSFAIGLEGAPDLIKAREVARFIGTVHHEIHYTIQEGLDAIRDVIYYIETYDVTTVRASTPMYLLARVIKSMGIKMVLSGEGADEVFGGYLYFHKAPTVQAFHEETVRKLGKLHLYDCLRANKSLAAWGVEGRVPFLDKEFLDIAMRLNPEAKMCPGNTIEKKVVRKAFADMLPDSVAWRQKEQFSDGVGYSWIDTLKALTAEAISDEQMAHAAERFPINTPQNKEEYYYRSIFQEHFPSESAARSVPSVPSVACSTAEALAWDAAFKNMNEPSGRAVKGVHEEAYDS from the coding sequence ATGTGTGGAATCGTAGGAATATTCAAGATAAAGCAACAAACGCAAGAACTGCGTCAGAAAGCATTGAAAATGTCACAAAAGCTCCGCCACCGCGGGCCGGACTGGAGCGGCATCTACGTAGGCGACTCTGCCATCCTGGCCCATGAACGCCTCTCCATCGTAGACCCTCAAAGCGGAGGGCAACCCCTATATAGTCCCGACCGGAAACAAATCCTCGCCGTGAACGGAGAAATCTACAACCATCGGGATGTTCGTGCAAAGTACGCCGGAAAATATGATTTCCAAACCGGAAGCGACTGCGAAGTCATCCTTGCCCTTTACCGTGACAAAGGTATTCACTTCCTCGAAGACCTGAACGGCATCTTTGCCTTCGCCCTTTATGATGAGGAGAAAGACGATTTCCTCATTGCCCGCGACCCCATCGGAGTCATACCTTTATATATAGGTAAGGATAAGGACGGCAAAATATACTGCGCCAGCGAGTTGAAAGCCCTCGAAGGGTTCTGTGATGAATACGAACCCTTCCTTCCCGGCCATTACTATTGGGGAAAAGAAGGCAAGATGACCCGCTGGTACGTCCGCGACTGGTTTGAATACGAAGCCGTGAAAAACAACAATGCCTATTCCCAGGACATACACGACGGACTGGAAGAGGCCGTTAAACGCCAACTGATGAGTGATGTGCCCTACGGCGTACTTCTTTCCGGCGGTCTGGACAGTTCCGTCATCTCTGCCATTGCCAAGAAATATGCAGGCAAACGGGTAGAAACCGACAATAAAAAAGATGCCTGGTGGCCTCAGCTCCATTCCTTTGCTATCGGTCTGGAAGGTGCGCCCGACCTAATAAAAGCCCGCGAAGTGGCCCGCTTTATCGGAACCGTGCATCATGAAATCCACTATACCATCCAAGAAGGATTGGACGCTATCCGCGACGTCATTTACTACATCGAGACTTACGATGTCACCACCGTTCGCGCCTCTACCCCGATGTATTTGCTGGCACGCGTCATTAAAAGCATGGGAATCAAAATGGTGCTGAGTGGCGAAGGGGCTGATGAAGTGTTCGGCGGCTATCTCTATTTCCACAAAGCTCCTACAGTCCAAGCCTTTCATGAAGAGACCGTGCGTAAACTAGGCAAGCTCCACCTCTATGACTGCCTCCGTGCCAATAAATCCCTCGCAGCGTGGGGAGTGGAAGGCCGAGTGCCTTTCCTGGACAAAGAATTTTTGGACATAGCCATGCGCCTCAATCCCGAAGCAAAGATGTGCCCCGGAAACACCATTGAAAAGAAAGTCGTTCGCAAAGCCTTTGCAGACATGTTGCCCGACAGTGTAGCATGGCGACAGAAAGAGCAGTTCAGCGACGGCGTGGGCTATAGTTGGATTGATACACTGAAAGCCCTTACCGCCGAAGCCATCAGTGACGAGCAAATGGCGCACGCAGCCGAACGGTTTCCTATCAATACACCGCAAAACAAGGAAGAATATTACTATCGCAGCATCTTCCAGGAGCACTTTCCCAGTGAAAGCGCAGCCCGCAGCGTGCCAAGCGTACCCAGTGTGGCATGTTCTACCGCCGAGGCCCTTGCATGGGACGCCGCCTTCAAGAACATGAACGAACCAAGCGGACGGGCCGTGAAGGGAGTGCACGAAGAAGCATACGATTCATAA
- a CDS encoding AAA family ATPase, which produces METKKATQIPYGISDFVRMRTENYYYVDKTMYLPLIEDTASYIFMIRPRRFGKSLFLSMMKAYYDILQKDRFESYSADYGLVRIPPTSATVSR; this is translated from the coding sequence ATGGAAACAAAGAAAGCGACTCAAATCCCTTACGGCATCTCGGACTTTGTGCGGATGCGGACTGAAAATTATTATTATGTGGACAAGACCATGTATTTGCCCCTGATTGAAGATACAGCCAGCTATATCTTTATGATACGTCCGCGCCGTTTCGGAAAAAGCCTTTTCTTAAGCATGATGAAAGCCTACTATGACATCTTGCAAAAAGACCGTTTCGAAAGTTATTCAGCGGACTATGGATTGGTAAGAATTCCACCGACCAGCGCAACCGTTTCCAGGTGA
- a CDS encoding carboxypeptidase-like regulatory domain-containing protein, whose protein sequence is MKTPFIPKLILLFILFFLYSAGYAQQRDSVTIRGQVTDYNGQPIDSCSIFWQSPSFDDIKQAITDKNGYYTTRIPKGKYQSMGAINMSTYPHTVKPGLAEKDQRLEFWAWNFIADRDTTLNIRYHRMEVYGLRIFHIPGGMPTYQIYVRPMSLTRTLQWQKEEKSSLVHAQDLSKIEQTGLSKQAKGVLLAPSADKLKAIVWIDGEEVPVLMKQEIKEYFDATEYGNAYLLTVDMPRHQKNILSYRIFKVELTDLENGDRGEGLYYMEKENYIK, encoded by the coding sequence ATGAAAACACCTTTTATTCCTAAATTGATTCTCCTTTTTATCCTATTTTTTCTTTATTCTGCTGGATATGCACAACAACGGGATTCAGTAACCATACGCGGACAAGTAACAGATTATAACGGACAACCCATTGACAGTTGTTCCATCTTTTGGCAAAGCCCCTCTTTTGATGACATTAAACAAGCCATCACTGACAAAAACGGATACTACACCACCCGTATTCCTAAAGGAAAGTATCAAAGTATGGGAGCTATCAATATGTCTACCTACCCACATACCGTAAAACCCGGACTAGCGGAAAAAGACCAACGTCTCGAATTTTGGGCATGGAATTTCATTGCCGATCGTGATACCACTCTCAACATTCGCTATCATCGTATGGAAGTCTATGGACTACGTATTTTCCACATCCCTGGAGGCATGCCCACCTATCAGATATATGTTCGCCCCATGAGTCTGACCCGTACCCTGCAATGGCAAAAAGAAGAAAAATCCTCACTTGTACATGCACAGGATCTTAGCAAGATTGAGCAAACAGGTTTAAGCAAACAAGCCAAAGGCGTTTTGCTGGCACCATCGGCTGACAAACTAAAAGCTATCGTTTGGATAGATGGAGAAGAAGTACCTGTTCTGATGAAACAAGAGATAAAAGAGTACTTCGATGCTACCGAATACGGCAATGCCTATCTGCTGACCGTGGATATGCCCAGACACCAGAAAAATATTCTCTCCTACCGAATATTTAAAGTAGAGTTAACTGATTTAGAGAATGGTGACCGTGGAGAAGGGCTTTATTATATGGAAAAAGAGAACTATATAAAATAA
- a CDS encoding DEAD/DEAH box helicase, which yields MRPSLFLLSVATGIRIMYCKSKNDCLRDYQQEMKLRLFEEWELHRSVMVQMPTGTGKTHLLSAIVREFLCGSGTRVWIVAHRRELVEQIEETVSRYGMWREDGSVRVMSIQWLSRNRKIMDGQPDLIVIDEAHHALAETYRELWKRYPEARKLGMTATPCRLNRKGFTDLFDTLITSWSIAEFIGKGWLSSFDYVSIRANSREQRLVDSLKKRGADGDYQVKEMNAVLNRETGIRQLYESVRRYAAGKKGIVYAVSIAHARQIAAYYSLHGVESVAIDSRTPALERKELVEDFRRGKISVLVNVDIFSEGFDCPDVEFVQLARPTLSLAKYLQQVGRGLRKSDNKESCVLIDNVGLHRIFGLPVRDRDWEAMFEGRMAGNVQPRTRMENNGLSVSCSLSEDSKRNEGLEIVMTHNCLLDAVRNGDLVRLGEDGPAGGEQRTALKACHDRQSGLWGLRCGNKITVIPQYREVFDICANRAAVRFKDGRTGVVDKSGVLMVVTGCCRRLRFLKGELLSVTKEDGSDCYTDLKTNRTYQERPVVFSYGGIELLRVGETFHSRTRKAYTSMHGLHKDSLCFYGFYLKIPDYRVPKSCRLVDPVWSAIFDVFACVLEGDDEEVYWCCGCLADRSIVVMDGEGSYYHVEKGKGKRYIACNAPKAGEADFASVVEGLRKEAGRRAESVQRERQQNEEEKRRKRLEEIKDVLPFRMGMKWGLKWGDRIVVPPCYRNICIPVGGYCAFEGNACQWGVMALDGKVVVEARYQKVEIEKDGTVHLTIIPGKVKTIKL from the coding sequence ATGCGGCCTTCCTTGTTTTTGTTGTCGGTAGCGACTGGCATCCGTATAATGTATTGCAAGAGCAAGAACGATTGTCTTCGTGACTACCAGCAGGAGATGAAGCTCAGGCTCTTTGAAGAGTGGGAGCTTCACCGGAGTGTGATGGTACAGATGCCTACAGGCACGGGAAAGACACACCTGCTGTCTGCCATAGTAAGGGAGTTCTTGTGTGGTTCTGGTACCCGGGTATGGATTGTGGCGCATCGTCGGGAACTGGTGGAGCAGATAGAGGAGACGGTTTCCCGTTATGGAATGTGGAGGGAGGACGGAAGTGTGAGGGTGATGTCTATCCAGTGGTTGTCACGAAACCGGAAGATTATGGACGGACAGCCGGATTTGATCGTCATTGACGAGGCGCATCATGCCCTGGCGGAAACCTACCGGGAGCTTTGGAAGAGATATCCGGAGGCGAGGAAACTGGGCATGACTGCTACTCCCTGCCGGCTGAACCGCAAGGGATTCACGGATTTGTTTGATACCCTGATTACCTCATGGAGTATTGCGGAATTCATCGGAAAGGGCTGGTTGTCGTCCTTTGACTATGTGTCCATCCGTGCGAACAGCAGGGAACAGCGGCTGGTTGACTCGTTGAAGAAGCGGGGTGCGGACGGGGATTATCAGGTGAAGGAAATGAATGCGGTGCTGAACCGGGAGACCGGTATCCGCCAATTGTATGAGAGCGTCCGTCGATATGCCGCCGGGAAGAAAGGGATAGTCTATGCCGTGAGCATCGCACACGCCCGACAGATTGCGGCTTATTACAGCCTGCATGGCGTGGAGTCTGTTGCTATCGACAGCAGGACCCCCGCTCTGGAACGCAAGGAACTGGTAGAGGATTTCAGGCGGGGAAAGATCAGCGTGTTGGTCAATGTGGATATTTTTTCCGAAGGTTTTGACTGTCCCGATGTGGAGTTCGTGCAGCTGGCACGTCCCACGCTTTCGTTGGCGAAATACCTGCAACAGGTGGGCCGGGGGCTGCGGAAGTCGGATAATAAGGAATCATGTGTGCTGATAGATAATGTGGGATTGCACCGGATATTCGGTCTGCCTGTCCGTGACCGTGACTGGGAGGCGATGTTCGAAGGACGGATGGCAGGAAATGTTCAGCCCCGGACACGGATGGAGAACAACGGGCTGTCTGTGTCTTGTTCGCTATCGGAAGATAGCAAACGGAATGAAGGACTGGAAATTGTGATGACACACAACTGTCTGCTGGATGCTGTCCGGAACGGGGACTTGGTTCGTCTGGGAGAGGACGGTCCGGCCGGTGGGGAGCAACGGACGGCCTTGAAAGCCTGTCATGACCGGCAGAGTGGTTTGTGGGGCTTGAGGTGCGGGAACAAAATCACAGTGATTCCTCAATACCGGGAAGTATTTGATATTTGTGCAAACCGGGCTGCTGTCCGTTTTAAAGATGGCCGGACAGGGGTGGTGGATAAGTCCGGAGTCCTCATGGTGGTGACAGGCTGTTGCCGGAGATTGAGATTCCTGAAGGGAGAACTTCTTTCTGTCACCAAAGAGGATGGGAGTGACTGTTATACCGATTTGAAGACAAACAGAACTTATCAGGAGAGGCCGGTGGTTTTTTCATACGGCGGCATAGAGTTGCTGCGGGTGGGGGAGACTTTCCATAGCCGCACGCGGAAGGCGTATACCTCTATGCATGGTTTGCACAAAGACAGTCTTTGTTTTTATGGTTTCTACTTGAAGATACCGGATTACCGTGTTCCGAAGTCTTGCCGGCTAGTTGATCCTGTGTGGTCTGCTATATTTGATGTCTTCGCCTGCGTGCTGGAAGGGGATGATGAAGAGGTGTACTGGTGTTGTGGTTGTTTGGCGGATCGGAGCATTGTGGTGATGGACGGGGAAGGAAGCTATTATCATGTGGAGAAAGGAAAGGGGAAGCGGTATATAGCTTGTAATGCTCCTAAGGCGGGCGAAGCGGATTTTGCCTCCGTGGTGGAAGGTCTGAGGAAGGAAGCCGGGCGGCGTGCGGAGAGCGTACAGCGGGAACGGCAACAGAATGAGGAAGAGAAAAGGCGGAAGAGGCTGGAGGAAATAAAAGATGTCCTTCCTTTCCGGATGGGGATGAAGTGGGGGCTGAAATGGGGAGATCGTATCGTAGTGCCTCCTTGTTACCGGAATATCTGTATTCCTGTAGGCGGTTATTGTGCTTTTGAAGGGAATGCCTGCCAGTGGGGGGTGATGGCGCTGGATGGAAAAGTGGTGGTGGAGGCCAGATATCAGAAGGTGGAGATAGAAAAGGATGGAACGGTGCATCTGACCATCATTCCGGGTAAGGTAAAGACCATCAAACTTTGA
- a CDS encoding nucleotidyltransferase domain-containing protein, with product MQKNEIIHSIRETARQVMPSGSRVILFGSQARGDAHHESDWDILILLDKSRIYNEDFDRVAYPLVELGWKIGADINPLIYTYTDWQRRSFTLFYKNVEQEGIELCH from the coding sequence ATGCAAAAAAATGAGATTATCCATTCCATTCGTGAAACGGCTCGTCAGGTGATGCCTTCAGGGAGTCGTGTCATTTTATTCGGTTCTCAGGCTCGTGGGGATGCACATCATGAGTCCGATTGGGATATTCTTATTTTATTGGACAAATCTCGCATATATAATGAAGATTTTGACCGTGTAGCTTATCCACTGGTTGAATTAGGTTGGAAAATCGGTGCGGATATCAATCCATTGATATATACTTATACAGATTGGCAAAGACGGAGTTTCACTCTTTTTTATAAGAATGTAGAACAGGAGGGAATTGAATTATGCCACTAA
- the tnpB gene encoding IS66 family insertion sequence element accessory protein TnpB, translated as MLSVTGLNHFYYVRDFTDMRCKHSRVLSVIRERLHREPNDGDVFIVMSRNRRIVRMFSFDNRSYSLFEKKFVAGYQFMKVERNGADTVYRIAWKDVVLILENPIVKTLQIR; from the coding sequence ATGTTGAGTGTTACCGGTCTGAATCATTTTTATTATGTCCGTGATTTTACCGATATGCGTTGTAAACACAGCCGTGTGCTGTCTGTCATTCGTGAACGGCTTCACCGTGAGCCCAATGATGGAGACGTCTTTATAGTCATGTCTCGCAATCGCAGAATAGTCCGTATGTTTTCATTTGATAATCGTTCATATAGTCTGTTCGAAAAGAAGTTTGTGGCAGGCTATCAGTTCATGAAGGTGGAGCGGAACGGGGCAGATACTGTTTATCGGATTGCCTGGAAGGACGTGGTTTTGATTCTTGAGAATCCTATAGTTAAAACATTACAAATCAGATAA
- a CDS encoding YjbH domain-containing protein has protein sequence MKIGRCCLAGLFLWIVQGATAQINYGTTGLMNLPTADMQRDKTFMVGGNWLNHHATVPRWWYDTWNYYINITIFPWLEAGYLCTGHKAVPTDYGNNSGYWVPSTYSKFTNQDRSFHFRLRVWKEDWWKPWTPQVVIGANDAIGDSANGGSLSNQQNQDYGNGFWNRYYLAITKHVNFDNIGTLGAHISWIYSNRFDNKLNNPAMGVNFCFHLKENDSWIRKAVNGVNLMAEVVPGYTDVKEDLTFNPNGPKYQMNVGMEYSFWKDYINAVIELNRCKYFSGGIYFKIHLK, from the coding sequence ATGAAAATAGGAAGATGTTGTCTTGCCGGTTTGTTTTTGTGGATAGTACAGGGGGCAACGGCTCAAATAAATTATGGCACGACGGGATTGATGAATCTTCCTACTGCCGACATGCAGCGTGACAAGACTTTTATGGTAGGTGGTAACTGGCTGAATCATCATGCTACAGTACCCCGTTGGTGGTATGATACATGGAACTATTATATCAATATAACTATTTTTCCTTGGCTGGAAGCCGGATATCTGTGTACTGGTCATAAGGCAGTTCCTACGGATTATGGCAATAACTCCGGCTATTGGGTGCCATCTACGTATAGCAAGTTCACCAATCAGGACCGTTCTTTTCATTTTCGCTTACGGGTGTGGAAGGAAGATTGGTGGAAACCATGGACGCCTCAAGTGGTGATAGGTGCCAATGATGCGATAGGTGATTCGGCGAATGGTGGTTCCCTATCCAATCAGCAGAATCAAGACTATGGTAATGGCTTTTGGAATCGTTATTATCTGGCAATAACCAAACATGTCAATTTTGATAATATAGGTACGTTAGGTGCGCACATATCGTGGATATACAGCAACCGTTTCGACAATAAACTGAATAATCCTGCTATGGGCGTGAACTTTTGTTTCCATTTGAAAGAGAATGATTCATGGATAAGAAAAGCTGTTAATGGTGTCAATTTAATGGCTGAGGTTGTTCCTGGTTATACAGATGTGAAAGAGGACTTGACATTCAATCCCAATGGACCGAAATATCAAATGAATGTAGGTATGGAATACAGCTTTTGGAAAGACTACATCAACGCTGTAATAGAATTGAACCGTTGCAAATACTTCTCCGGCGGCATTTATTTCAAGATTCATCTGAAATGA
- a CDS encoding MraY family glycosyltransferase, whose amino-acid sequence MLNIVVVFCGFLIAVVLARIIIPRILIISLRKRLFDTPDARKVHKRPVSRLGGISFFPVILFTGTFLIGICYMTRWVSLVDIARHWVQILFMCTGLTLLFIVGIADDLIGVRYRQKFLVQLIAASMFPLAGLYINDFYGLFGIHAVSPFIGVPLTLVLVIFITNAINLIDGIDGLASGLSMVALSVFGTLAVIDDRWMSALLAFTTVGVLLPFFFYNVFGNADRGRKIFMGDTGSLTLGYILSFLAVQYTMNTYEAGFNYEGAILISFSVLLVPCLDVVRVVLGRVRRGKDPFMPDKTHIHHKFLAMGFTPRKAMISILCISFLFCASNVFLVSYLNNTVLFLCDVAVWTLMNLYISKLISRRNISQI is encoded by the coding sequence ATGTTGAATATTGTAGTAGTATTCTGCGGTTTTCTGATAGCCGTAGTCCTTGCCCGTATCATTATTCCCCGTATTTTAATCATTTCTCTTCGTAAACGTCTGTTTGATACTCCGGACGCACGGAAGGTGCACAAAAGACCGGTATCTCGGCTGGGTGGAATTTCTTTTTTCCCCGTTATCCTGTTTACTGGCACTTTTCTGATAGGGATCTGTTATATGACAAGATGGGTCTCCTTGGTGGACATAGCGCGGCATTGGGTACAAATTCTGTTTATGTGCACGGGGTTGACCTTGCTGTTCATTGTGGGTATTGCGGATGATTTGATAGGGGTTCGCTATCGTCAGAAGTTTCTGGTACAGTTGATTGCCGCTTCTATGTTCCCGTTGGCAGGATTGTACATCAATGATTTTTATGGGCTATTCGGTATTCATGCGGTTTCTCCTTTCATCGGTGTTCCTCTTACCTTGGTGCTCGTGATTTTTATCACCAATGCAATCAACCTAATAGACGGCATTGACGGTCTGGCATCGGGACTGAGTATGGTAGCATTGTCCGTCTTTGGCACACTGGCTGTCATTGATGACAGATGGATGAGTGCATTGCTGGCTTTTACTACCGTGGGAGTGTTGCTTCCGTTCTTTTTTTATAATGTATTTGGAAATGCGGACAGGGGACGGAAAATCTTTATGGGAGATACTGGAAGTCTTACCTTGGGCTATATATTAAGTTTCCTGGCAGTGCAATACACTATGAATACGTATGAGGCGGGTTTTAATTATGAAGGTGCCATATTGATATCTTTCAGTGTATTGTTAGTTCCCTGCCTGGATGTGGTAAGGGTGGTTCTAGGCCGTGTACGTCGTGGCAAAGACCCCTTTATGCCGGATAAGACACATATTCATCACAAGTTTCTTGCCATGGGATTCACACCGCGTAAAGCGATGATTTCCATTCTATGCATTTCGTTTTTGTTTTGTGCCTCCAATGTGTTTCTGGTAAGCTATCTGAACAATACGGTGCTGTTCCTCTGTGATGTGGCCGTATGGACACTGATGAATCTTTATATCAGTAAGTTGATTTCACGACGCAATATTTCCCAAATATGA
- a CDS encoding nucleotidyltransferase domain-containing protein, with product MKSTIEIISILKRLKKDSAYKYGIKPFGIFGSFAWNQQDEASDLDVFVTLQKSDFLLWKR from the coding sequence ATGAAGAGTACAATAGAAATTATATCTATTCTAAAAAGATTGAAAAAGGATTCCGCTTATAAATATGGAATTAAACCTTTTGGGATTTTTGGCTCATTTGCTTGGAATCAACAGGATGAGGCAAGTGATTTGGATGTATTTGTCACTCTTCAGAAATCTGATTTTTTACTTTGGAAAAGATAA
- a CDS encoding glycosyltransferase family 2 protein, with protein MTISLITVTYNSGNTLFSTLQSVLSQTHLDIEYIIVDGVSKDHTIDVLKEYEPKFNGRLRWISEPDKGLYDAMNKGIRMATGDVVGILNSDDFFTGKDVLAQVVRAFETDDRLAAVYGDVHFVHPDKLDKCVRYYSSKVFKRKLMRFGFMPAHPSFYLRRKYFGKFGCYKTDYRIAADFEFLLRVIYKGNISIKYLPIDMVTMRMGGVSTSGVVSHKWIMKEHLRAFRENGIYTNVFLLGIRYIYKVGELLLHKSVSR; from the coding sequence ATGACAATCTCTCTCATTACCGTCACTTACAACAGCGGCAACACACTTTTTTCCACCCTTCAATCTGTCCTTTCTCAAACTCACCTTGATATAGAATACATCATTGTAGATGGTGTTTCCAAAGACCACACAATCGATGTCCTCAAGGAATACGAACCGAAGTTTAACGGGCGTTTAAGATGGATCTCCGAACCGGATAAAGGACTTTATGATGCCATGAACAAAGGAATCAGGATGGCTACCGGTGATGTGGTGGGCATTCTTAATTCGGATGATTTCTTTACCGGAAAAGATGTGCTGGCACAGGTGGTACGGGCTTTTGAAACGGATGACCGCTTGGCAGCCGTTTATGGTGATGTTCATTTTGTACATCCGGATAAGTTGGATAAATGCGTCCGCTATTATTCTTCGAAGGTGTTTAAAAGGAAACTGATGCGTTTTGGTTTTATGCCTGCTCATCCTTCCTTTTATTTGCGAAGGAAATATTTTGGAAAGTTCGGTTGTTATAAGACGGATTATCGGATTGCAGCAGATTTTGAGTTTCTACTTCGAGTGATTTATAAAGGCAATATCAGCATAAAATACTTGCCGATAGATATGGTGACGATGCGAATGGGCGGAGTCAGTACTTCGGGAGTAGTTTCACACAAATGGATTATGAAAGAGCATCTACGTGCGTTCCGTGAAAATGGCATTTATACCAATGTGTTTCTTTTGGGAATTAGGTATATATATAAGGTGGGGGAACTTTTGCTGCATAAATCAGTAAGCCGTTAG